A single Anopheles arabiensis isolate DONGOLA chromosome 2, AaraD3, whole genome shotgun sequence DNA region contains:
- the LOC120908434 gene encoding glutathione S-transferase D5-like — protein sequence MDYYYSLISPPCQSAILVAKKLGITLNLKKTNIHDPVERDALTKLNPQHTIPTLVDNGHVVWESYAIVTYLVEVYGKDDTLYPKDPKVRSVVNQRLFFDIGTLYKQIIDIIHLVVKKEQPTDEQMEKLKKAMDLLEHFLTERSYAAADHLTVADICLLGSVTALNWLKYDLEPFPLDDKFRWDRVLNWERWTTPNSGSATDGTSDPTEADGRGSARTQNICLSVKKVISEGGMSEGRGGTVQGIV from the exons ATGGATTACTATTACAGCCTCATTTCACCGCCCTGCCAGAGCGCAATCCTGGTTGCCAAGAAGCTGGGCATTACGCTGAACCTGAAGAAGACGAACATACACGATCCTGTTGAACGTGATGCATTGACTAAG CTTAATCCGCAACATACCATCCCCACGCTGGTGGACAATGGGCACGTCGTGTGGGAATCGTACGCGATCGTGACGTATCTGGTGGAGGTGTACGGCAAGGATGACACGCTCTACCCGAAGGACCCGAAGGTGCGGTCCGTCGTGAACCAGCGGCTCTTCTTCGACATTGGCACGCTGTACAAGCAAATCATCGACATTATCCATCTGGTGGTGAAGAAGGAGCAGCCGACCGACGAGCAGATGGAGAAGCTGAAGAAAGCGATGGATCTGCTGGAGCACTTCCTTACCGAACGATCGTACGCGGCCGCCGATCACCTGACGGTGGCGGACATCTGTCTGCTCGGCAGTGTGACCGCACTGAACTGGCTGAAGTACGATCTCGAACCGTTCCCGCTTGACGATAAGTTTCGGTGGGATCGGGTGCTCAACTGGGAAAGGTGGACTACGCCTAATTCCGGAAGCGCGACGGACGGTACAAGCGACCCGACCGAAGCAGATGGACGTGGATCTGCTCGTACGCAAAACATCTGTCTGAGTGTGAAAAAAGTGATCTCGGAAGGCGGGATGAGTGAAGGACGTGGAGGAACAGTGCAAGGGATTGTGTAA